The following DNA comes from Agromyces mangrovi.
GTCGCCGAGCGCGTCGACACCGCGCGCGACCTCGGGAGGTTCCTCGGGCCGCTGCACTCCGTCGCCCCTGCGGACGCGCCCCGGAATCCCGTGCGCGGCACGCCGCTCGGTGCGACCGCGCCCCGGCTGGAGCAGCGACTCGCGCACCCCGGCGTACCCGACCGCGGGCACCTCCGCCGCCTCTGGGAGGTCGGCTTCACGGTGCCGCCGCACACCGGTCGCGGACGCTGGCTGCACGGCGACGTGCACCCCGGAAACCTGCTCGTCGGCGAGACCGATGCGCGCCTCTCGGCGGTCATCGACTTCGGCGACCTCACCGCCGGCGACCCCGCGAGCGACCTCGCCGTGGCGTGGCTCGCGTTCGACGCCGAGGGGCGCGCGGCCTTCCGGGAGTCGGCGGCCCCGTGGCATCCGCCCCGCGCCCGTGGGTGGGTGCGCGCCCGCGCCTGGGCCGTCGTGCTCGGGCTGGCGTTCCTCACGCGCAACGACGACGACTCGCGCATGCACGCGATCGGCGTCCACGCGATGGAGCAGCTGCTCGCCGAGACGCCCTGACGAGGCATCCGCCCGCCCTGCCGTGCCCGCGGACACGACGACGCCCCCGGCGGCCGGAGCCGGGGGCGTCGTCTTCGTGCGAGTTACTCGCCGGATGCCGCGAGGTCGGGCGTCTGCGGACCCGTGCCGATCGCGGCGTTGGTGTTGACCCCCACGCCCACCGGCAGCTCGCGCTTGGTGGTCGTGAAGACGAACTCGCCGTCCTGGTAGTCGACGTGCACGTGGTCGCCCGAGTTGAGCTCGCCGTGCAGGATCTTCTCGCTCAGGCGATCCTCGACCTCGTGCTGCACCGCGCGGCGGAGCGGCCGGGCACCGAGCGCCGGGTCGAACCCGACCTCGATGAGGCGCTCCTTGGCCGGCAGCGTCAGCTCGACGGTCATGTCGCGGTCGAGCATGCGGTCGGCGAGGCGCTTCACGAACAGGTCGACGATCTGCAGCAGCTCCTCCTTCGAGAGCTGCGGGAACACGATGATCTCGTCGACGCGGTTCAGGAACTCGGGCTTGAAGTTCTTCTTCAGCTCCTCGTTCACCTTGCCGCGCATGAGCTCGTACGCGTTCTGCGAGTTGCCCTCGACCTGGAAGCCGACGGGGCCGCCGGCGATGTCCTTCGTGCCGAGGTTCGTCGTCATGATGATGACGGTGTTCTTGAAGTCGACCACGCGACCCTGGCCGTCGGTGAGACGACCCTCCTCGAGGATCTGCAGGAGCGAGTTGAAGATGTCGGGGTGCGCCTTCTCGATCTCGTCGAAGAGCACGACGCTGAACGGCTTGCGGCGCACCTTCTCGGTGAGCTGGCCGCCCTCCTCGAAGCCGACGAACCCGGGAGGGGCGCCGAACAGGCGGGAGACCGTGTGCTTCTCGCCGTACTCCGACATGTCGAGCGAGATCATCGCCGACTCGTCGTCGAAGAGGAACTCGGCGAGCGCCTTGGCGAGCTCGGTCTTGCCGACGCCCGTGGGGCCGGCGAAGATGAACGAGCCCGAGGGGCGCTTCGGGTCCTTCAGGCCCGCACGCGTGCGGCGGATGGTCTTCGACAGCGCGGCGATCGCCTCGTCCTGGCCGATGACGCGCTCGTGCAGCGCCTTCTCCATGAAGACGAGCCGGCTCGACTCCTCCTCGGTGAGCTTGAAGACGGGGATGCCGGTGGCCTGCGCGAGCACCTCGGCGATCAGGCCCTCGTCGACCGTCGCGGTCGTGGTGACCTCGCCGGCCTTCCACTGCTTCTCGAGGCGCAGGCGCTCACCGAGCAGCTGCTTCTCCTCGTCGCGGAGCGATGCGGCCTTCTCGAAGTCCTGGTCCTCGATCGCCTTCTCCTTCATGCCGCGCACGACGCCGATCTTCTGGTCGAACTCGCGCAGCTCGGGCGGGCTCGACAGGATCGACAGGCGCAGGCGCGCGCCCGCCTCGTCGATCAGGTCGATCGCCTTGTCGGGCAGGAAGCGGTCGGAGATGTAGCGGTCGGCGAGGTTCGCCGCGGCGACGATCGCGCCGTCGGTGATCGATACCTTGTGGTGCGCCTCGTAGCGGTCGCGCAGCCCCTTCAGGATGTTGATCGCGTGGGGCAGCGACGGCTCGGCGACCTGGATCGGCTGGAAGCGACGCTCGAGCGCGGCATCCTTCTCGAAGTGCTTGCGGTACTCGTCGAGCGTCGTGGCGCCGATGGTCTGGAGCTCGCCGCGGGCCAGCAGCGGCTTCAGGATGCTCGCCGCATCGATCGCGCCCTCGGCGGCGCCCGCACCGACCAGCGTGTGGATCTCGTCGATGAAGACGATGATGTCGCCGCGGGTGCGGATCTCCTTGGTGACCTTCTTGAGGCGCTCCTCGAAGTCGCCGCGGTACCGGCTGCCCGCGATGAGCGAGCCGAGGTCGAGCGAGTACAGCTGCTTGTCCTTCAGCGTCTCGGGCACCTCGTTCTTCACGATCGCCTGCGCGAGGCCCTCGACGACGGCGGTCTTTCCGACGCCGGGCTCGCCGATCAGCACGGGGTTGTTCTTCGAGCGGCGCGAGAGGATCTGCATGACCCGCTCGATCTCCTTCTCGCGGCCGATGACCGGGTCGAGCTTGGAGTCGCGCGCCGCCTGGGTGAGGTTGCGGCCGAACTGGTCGAGGATCTGCGAGCCGCCCTGCGCGGCCTGCTTCTCGTCGGCGCCGACCTGCACCTGCTCCTTGCCCTGGTAGCCCGAGAGCAGCTGGATGACCTGCTGGCGCACGCGGTTGAGGTCGGCGCCCAGCTTCACGAGCACCTGGGCGGCGACGCCCTCGCCCTCGCGGATGAGGCCGAGCAGGATGTGCTCGGTCCCGATGTAGTTGTGGCCGAGCTGGAGCGCCTCGCGCAGGCTCAGCTCGAGCACCTTCTTCGCGCGCGGCGTGAAGGGGATGTGGCCGGTGGGCTGCTGCTGCCCCTGGCCGATGATGTCCTGGACCTGCTCGCGCACGGCGTCGAGCGAGATGCCGAGCGACTCGAGCGCCTTCGCTGCGACGCCCTCACCCTCGTGGATGAGGCCGAGCAGGATGTGCTCCGTGCCGATGTAGTTGTGGTTGAGCATCTTGGCCTCTTCCTGGGCCAGGACGACGACACGGCGGGCTCGGTCGGTGAATCTCTCGAACATTCGTCACACTCCTCACGGGGCCGGGCAGGGTTGCGGCTTCCGATACATCGAGGGTAGCCACGGCCCTGTGCACAGGGGCGCGTGTTCGCCGTGGGCGCATCACGGTTTGTCCCTACGATGTGCGCATGCCCGACGCCGCCCGCCGCCGCGTGCCGTCGGCGCTCGTAGTCGCCTCCGTGGCGGTGCCGATGGTCGTCGCCGCCGTCGTCGCTGGACTGCGCTCGGCGACCCGGCCGCTCTGGCGCGACGAGTACGCCACGGCCCTGCACGCGTCGCTCGACTTCGGCAGCCTGGTGCGTGCCGTCTCGCACGTCGACGGGGTGTTCGGGCCGTACTACGCGCTGATGCATCCGCTGCACTGGCTCGGCGACGCCGACGAGGCCTGGTACCGGCTGCCCTCGATCGCGGCGTTCATCGTCGCCGCGGGCGGCGTCGCGCTGCTCGCCCTGCGCTGGTGGGGACCGGTGGCCGCAGTGGTCGGCGGTGTCGTGTTCGCGCTGAACCCGGTCGTGCTCGCGCAGGCGACGAACGCCCGGCCGTACGCGATCTCGGTCGCGCTGTTCGTCGCCGCGCTCGTGGCGCTCGACGTCGCGCTGCGTCAAACGCCGCGACGATGGCCGGCCTGGGTCGGCTACGCGCTGCTCGCGGCGCTCGCCGCCCTGCTGCATCCGTTCGCCGCCGTGGCCGTCGCGACGAGCGCGGTGCTGGTGGCCGGCCGCCCCGGGCGCACCGTGGTCGCCTGGCTGGCGGCGAGCGCGCCCGCTGGCATCGTCGCCCTCGCGATGCTCGTGGCGACCTCCGGCCAGAGCGGCCAGCTCACGTGGCTGCGCCCGGCCGACCTGCGCGAGACCATCGCCCTCCTGGCCGACGTGGCGGGCGTCTCGCCCGGCTACGCCGTGGCGTTCGACCTCGCGGCGCTGGGCGTCGTCGCCGCGATGGCCGTCACGACCCTGCTGGCGTTCGGCCGTGCGCCCGGAGCCGGCCCCGACCGGGTGCGCACGGTGCTCTTCGCCGGCGCACTGCTCGCACTGCCGGCGGTCGTGCTGTTCGCCGGCACGTGGCTCGTCTCGCCGATGCTGACGGACCGCTACCTCATCTGGTCGACCGTCGGTTGCGCGCTGCTGGTCGGAGCGGCGGCCGGCGCGGCCGTGGAGCGCGCCGGCGTGCGGAGCCTCGTCGCGGGGGCGCTCGCCCTGGTCGTCGTCGCGGGCATGGTCGCGCTCACGGTGCAGCGCGGCCTCGCCCGTCAGCCCGGCCCGAGCGACCTCGCGCAGGCCGTCGACCTGATCGAGGCATCCGCACGACCCGGCGACCGGATCGTCATCGCGCAGCGGTACTGGGAGGGCGGCGTCGCGTACGAGTTCGCGCGCGCCGCCGGCGACGACGCGTACGGGGAGGCACTGCGCGCACTCGTGCCCGACGGCCCGCAGCCGTTCGCCGACCTCCGCGTCGTGACCGGCGTCGACCCGCTCACCACCGAGCCCGCCGACACGCTCGACGGCGAGGACCTCTGGCTGGTCGCGCTCACCCCCGTCACCGACGACGATCGCGACGCGCTCGGGAGGAGCTCGCCGACTGCATCGCACGCATCGACGTGGACGATGCCGCGCGGTTCGGCGTCTTCCACGTCGGGCACGCGGACTGCGGCGGCCCGGGCTGATCCGCGCACGATGCGCATCGCTCGTGACCGGCCCGAAGGTCGATGCGCGGGCATAGACTCTGCGGCATGAGCAACCTCGAGCGGAATCCCCGCGAACTGCTCTGCGACCCGGATGCCCCGGGGGCGCGCAGCGCGATCGAGATCCTCACCGCGCGCGAGGTGCCGCTCGGCGGCCCGCGTGCCATGACCGTGCGCCGCACGCTGCCGCAGCGCGGGCGCACGACCATCGGGGCGTGGTGCTTCATCGACCACTACGGACCGGACGACGTGACCGCCACCGGGGGCATGGTCGTGCCGCCGCATCCGCACACCGGGCTGCAGACCGTGAGCTGGCTGTTCGAGGGCGAGATCGAGCACCGCGACTCGGCCGGCAGCCACGCGATGGTGCGTCCGGGCGAGCTGAACCTGATGACCGCAGGCACTGGCATCCAGCACTCCGAAGTGTCTACTCCGGCGGCCACCACCCTCCACGGTGTACAGCTCTGGACGGTGCTGCCGGATGCCTCGCGGCACGCGAGCCCGTTCTTCGAACGCCACGAGGCGATCCGGGTCTCGGTCGACGCCGCCGACGTGCGCGTCTTCGTCGGCGCGCTCGCGGGCGTCGACACCGGGGTCACCGTGTTCTCGCCACTCGTCGGCGCGCAGGTCGACCTGCCGCCGTTCGGTGCGGTGACGTTCGAGGTCGAGCCCGGGTTCGAGCACGGGGTACTGGTCGACGACGGACCGGTGCGGGTCGAGTCGGCCATCGGCGCCGAACCGGTCGGCGCCGAGGACGCCGCCCCGAGCGAGCTCGCCTACGTGCCGCCGGGAGCCCGCAGCATCCGACTGTCTGCCGGCGAGGCCCCCGTGCGCGTGCTGCTGCTCGGCGGCGAGCCGTTCGGCGAGCAGATCGTCATGTGGTGGAACTTCATCGGGCGCACGCACGACGAGGTGGTCGCCTACCGGGAGCAGTGGCAGCGCGAGGTCATCGCGGCCGACGACGCGCAGGGCCGGTTCGGGCACGTCGACGGGTACGACGGCGACCCGCTGCCCGCACCGGACCTGCCGACCGTGAGGCTGAAGCCGCGCGGCTGAGGCGGGCTCAGCCGTCCGTCGGCGGCGCGCCGAGGCGGACGTTGCCGAGGACGCCCAGGTGAGCGACTTCGAGCGGCTCTTCGGGGTCGAGTTCCGGCGGGACCGGGATCACGGTGGTGTGGGGACTCAGGTCCAGCGTGCAGCCCGCCCCCACCGGCCGGCGGTCCTCGATCACGATCATGCCGCGCCCGTCGTGATCGACGCGCAGTTCGGTCGCGACCGGCGGGCAGCTGCCGCTGCCCGAGGCGACCACCGCAAGCTGGTCTCCACCGTCGAGCCAGCCGACGCGGACGGTCGAGTCGGCGATCTCGGAGCCCCACTCGGGGTCGTCCGTCGGCAGTCCCGTGTAGTCGTCGCTCGGCACGGCGTACACCAACCACCCCTCGGGGTGCTCAGCGGGAGCGGCGGTCGCGGCTGCCGAGGAGGGCGACGGGTCGGCCGAAGCGGGCGACGGGTCGCCGGGCACCTCGGAGCCGGCGGCGGTGCAGCCGGTCATCACCGCCGCGGTGCCGAGCACCACGCCGAGCAGCGCAGGGACTCGCAGGGGAGGAACGGGCATGCTCCCGAGGCTAGGTGCTGCGAACAGCGACCGCCAGACAACGTTCTGGACCGCCCGTACGTCCGCAGGGCCGGGTCGGCGCGGGCTCGGTCGGGAGCCGGGTGCGGCTCCCAGGGGCATCCGCCCCGCTACTGCAGCGCCGAGGTGAGCCGCGCGAGGTTGTCGAGCACCGTCGAGCGCAGCGGCTGCTGCAGCCACTCCTCCAAGGTGAGCTCGCGGCTGTCCTCCCGGTACTTCGCCTCGACCGCGCGCATGTCGGTGACGAACTGCTCGCCGCGCACCAGCAGCGAGATCTCCATGTTCAGCAGGAACGAGCGGATGTCCATGTTGCTCGTGCCGATGACCGCCACATCGTCGTCGATCGACAGGTGCTTCGCGTGCAGGATGTACGGCGCCTTGTACATGTAGATGCGCACGCCGGCCCGCAGCAGCGCCTCGTAGTAGGAGCGCTGCGCGTGGTAGACGAGCGCCTGGTCGCCGATCTCCGAGACGAACAGCTCGACGTGCACGCCGCGCTGCGTCGCGGACGAGATGGCCGACAGCATCGCGTCGTCGGGCACGAAGTACGGCGACGTGATGATGATCTTCTCGCGCGCCGCGAAGAACAGCGACAGGAAGAGCTTGAGGTTGTTCTCGTTCTGGTAGCCGGGGCCCGACGGCACGACCTGGCAGTCGAGGTTCTCCTGCTCGGCCTCCTGGGAGAACGGCACGATGTCGCGCTCGAGCAGCACGTCGGTCTCGAGGTACCAGTCGGCCAGGAAGATCGTGTTCAGGCCCGACACGATCGGCCCCTCGAGGCGCGCCATGAGCTCCTGCCACTGCAGCCCGCGCTTGATGTTGCCGGGCTTGTTGTAGCTGCGGTCGATCACGTTCTGCGAGCCCGTGAACGCGACCTCGCTGTCCACGACCAGCAGCTTGCGGTGGTTGCGCAGGTCGGGCCGCTGGTACTTGCCCTTGAGCGGCTGCACGGGCAGCATCAGCTGCCAGTCGATGCCCGCATCGGTGAGGAACTTCACCGTGTCCTTGTAGTTCTTCACCCGCACGGATGCCACGTGGTCGAGCAGCACCCGCACCGTGACGCCGCGCGCCTGCGCCGCCGCGAGGCTCTCGAAGAAGCGGCGCGTGGTCGGGTCGAGCGCGAAGATGTAGAACTCGACGTGCACGAACCGCTTCGCCTGGTCGATCGCGTCGGCCATCGCACCGAGGCTCGCCTCGTAATCGTCGATGAGCCGGGCGGAGTTGCCGCCGACCAGCGGCATGGAGCCGAGGTTGCGGTTCATCCGCACGATGCCCTCGAACCAGGCCGGCCAGCCGTCGGTGCTCGTCACCCGCTCCATGCCGTGCGTGGTCTCGCGCACGAACCGGTCGATCTCCGACTGCTTCTCACGCCGGTGCTTCGGCAGCTTCGGGTTGCCGATCAGCAGGAAGAACAGCACGCCGATGATCGGGATGAAGAAGATCGCGAGCAGCCACGCCATGCCGGCGGTGGGCTTGCGGTTGCGCGGGACGACGATGATCGCGACGATGCGCACGACCAGGTCGACGAGCAGCACGGCGCCCGCGACGATCAGCGTGATGAGCGCGTCTTCCCCGGCGTCCGTCATGCGTCAGGCGGCCGAGCCGTCTCGCGGGGCGTCCAGGCCGAGCTTCGCGCGCTCCTCCGCCTCGATGCGGGCGTAGGCGCGGCGCTCGTTGCGGTCGGCGCGGATCACCGATCGCATCACGAACCAGAACACCAGCCCGATGAGTACGGTCGGCGCCAGCGACCAGATCGCGTTCGCCCAGAAGTCGTCCATAGCCCCTACAGGATACGGGGTCGCGCGCCGCGGGCGCGACTCGCCCGATCGGGGGCCATGCGGGCGGGTTGTCGGCGCGTGGGCGGGCGCGAGGGCACAAGGCAGGAACGACGGATGCCCCTGGCGCGCGTGGCGCTCAGGGGCATCCGCTCGGGTGTCAGGCCGCGGCAGGCACCGCAGCCGCCGGGACGGCGTCGGCCACGGGCGAGCGGCGCGTCCACTTCTTGAGGGCGATCACCGCGAGCGCCGAGACGACCATGCCCGCGAGGATCGCGATGACGAACCAGAGCAGGTTGCCGATCGCGAAGAACACGAAGATGCCGCCGTGCGGGGCCTGGGAGGTGACGCCCATCGCCATGCAGATCGCGCCCGTCGTGATGCCGCCGAGGATGCCCGCGGGCAGCACGCGCAGCGGGTCGGCCGCCGCGAACGGGATGGCGCCCTCCGAGATGAACGCCGCGCCGAGCAGCCACGCCGCCGCGCCGTTCTCGCGTTCGAGTTCGTTGAACTGCTTCGGCGCGAGCACCGTCGCCAGCGCCAGCGCGAGCGGCGGCACCATGCCGGCGGCCATCACCGCGGCCATGATCATCCACGGCGTCTGGTTCTCGATCGACCCGGCAGACAACCCGGCGACCGCGAACGAGTAGGCCACCTTGTTGATCGGCCCGCCGAGGTCGAATGCCATCATGAAGCCGAGGAGCGCGCCCAGGGCGATCATGCCGACGCCCGTGAGCGAGTTCAGCCAGTCGGTGAGCGCCGTCATCAGCGTCGCGATCGGGCCGCCGAGCAGCATCAGCATGATGCCGGATGCCACGATCGACGCGAGCAGCGGGATGATGACCACCGGCATGAGGCCCTGCAGCCAGCGCGGACCCTGGATCTTGCCGATCCAGTAGGCCGCCGCACCGGCGAGCAGGCCGCCGACGAGGCCGCCGATGAAGCCCGCGTTCATGATGAGCGCGACCGCGCCCACCGTGAAGCCCGGGGCGATGCCCGGCCGGTCGGCGATCGCGTAGGCGATGTAGCCCGCGAGCGCCGGCACCAGGAAGCCCATCGACGCGGCACCGATCGTGAACGCGACCGCACCGAGGTACTCGCCGAGCCCGCCGGGCGGCAGGTTCCAGAGCGCACTGCCGAGCACGATCTCGGTCGCGCTGTCGGTGATGTCGTACCCGCCGAGCAGGAAGCCCAGCGCGATGAGCAGACCGCCGCCGGCGACGAAAGGGATCATGTAGCTCACGCCGGTGAGCAGCCAGCGCTTGAGCTTGCCGCCGACCGACTCGTTGGCCGCAGCGGATGTCGCGGCCTGGCCGCCGCCCCCGCCGCCCGCCGCGACGCGGGTGGCGTTCGGGTCGTCCGCCGCGGCGAGCGCCCGCGCGACCAGCTCGTCGGCCTCGTCGATGCCGCGCTTCACGGGCACCTGGACGACCGGCTTGCCGGCGAACCGGGCCTTGTCGCGCACGTCGACGTCGACCGCGAAGATGACCGCGTCGGCGGCGGCGATGACGTCAGGCGGCACCGGGGTGGCGCCTGCCGAGCCCTGCGTCTCGACGTGGTACTCGACGCCCGCGCGCTCGGCCGCGGCCTTCAGCGCGTCGGCCGCCATGTAGGTGTGCGCGATGCCCGTGGGGCACGCGGTGACGGCGACGATGGAGCGGCGGCCGCCGGCCGACGCATCCGCGGTCGTGGTCGTGGCGGATGCCGCTGCGGCGCCCGCTGCACCCGCGGCCGCAGCGCCCGTGGCAGCGGCCGCCGCCGGGGCCGCCTCCTCGTCCTCGCGCAGCGCACCCTGCACGATCTCGACGACCTCCTCCGGCGTCGCGGCCGAACGCAGCGACGCGACGAAGTCGTCCTTCATGAGCGACCGGGCGAGCAGGGCGAGCAGCGCGAGGTGGTCCTGCGCGGCGCCCTCCGGCGCGGCGATCATGAAGACCAGGTCGGCCGCCTCGCCCTCGTCGAACTCGACGCCCGGCTTCAGGCGCGCGACCGCGAGGCTCGCCTGCGTGACCGCGGGCGACTTGCAGTGCGGGATGGCCATGCCGCCGGGCAGGCCGGTCGACGACTGCTGCTCGCGCTTCCACGCGTCGGCCGCGAGGGCCTCTGCGCTGGTCGCACGACCGGCGGTCGCGACGCGTCCCGCGAGCGCGCGGATGACGTCGGACTTGTCGGGGCCGAGGTCGGCGTCGAGGACGACGAGCCCGGGCTCGATGAGCTCACTCATGAGGTGCTCCTTGTGGGTTCGGAGCCGGCGACGGTGCCGGCCTCGGTGACGACGACCCGGTCGGGATCGACCTGCGATCGGGTGGGAACGACGCTGCCGGGCAACGAGGCCGCGGCGGCGCCGTACGCGACGGCGCTCGCGAGCGCCGCCGACGGATGCGCACCCTCGACGGATGCGATGAGGTAGCCCGCGAGCGAGCAGTCGCCGGCGCCGACGGTGCTCCTCGCGGTGATCTTCGGGGCGGCGGCGAACCACGCGCCCTCGGGCGCCACGACCGCGGCGCCGACCGCGCCGAGCGTGACGAGGCTCGTGCGCACGCGCGTCGCGGGGATGGTGCGGGCGAGTGCGACCGCGGCATCCGGACCGGCCTCGAGCTCCTCCTCGCTCGAGCGGCCCAGCAACTCGGCGAGCTCCTCGGCGTTCGGCTTGATGACGTCGACCGCGAGCTCGGCCTCGACGAGTGCTGCGAGCGCGGGCCCCGAGGTGTCGACCGCGATGCGCGGCGCCGGGTGCGTCTCGGCGCGCACCGCGCGCACGACCTGCGCGTAGAAGTCGTCGGGCGCGCCGGGCGGCAGCGAGCCGGCGATCACGAGCCAGTCGGCGCCGTCGCACGCCTCGACCACGGCGGCGATGAGCGCGCGCTGCGCGTCGGCGTCGAGCTCGGGGCCCGGCTCGTTGATCTTGGTGGTCTGCCCGTCGGTCTCGGCGATCGTGAGGTTCGAGCGGATGCGACCGGAGATCGGCACCGCGCGATACGGCACCGACTCCGCGTCGAGCGCGGCCAGCATCGGGTCGCCGGGTGCGGCCGGCAGCACGGCGATCGAGGTCACGCGCGCGGCGCGGAGCGCGCGGGTGACGTTGACCCCCTTGCCGCCCGGGTCCTCGCGGGTGGCGACCGCGCGCTGCACGGCGCCGCGCTCGAGCGGCTCGTCGAGCTCGACCGTGCGGTCGATCGAGGGGTTGGCGGTGAGCGTGACGATCATGCGAGCACCACTTCCACGTCGGCCGCGGCGAGCGCCGCGGCGAGGTCGGCCGGCGGGGGCGTGTCGGTGATGAGCGCGTCCACGTCGGCCAGGTCGGCGAAGCGCACGAGCGCCTCGGACGCCAGCTTCGTCGAGTCGGCGAGCACGATGACCCGCCGGGCCGCGCGCACCATGGCGGCCTTCGCCGCGGCCTCGGCCTCGTCGGGCGTCGACAGCCCGAACTCGACGCTCACGCCGTTCGTGCCGACGAACGCGATGTCGGGCCGCAGCTCGGAGAGCTGGCGCACGGTGGCCGGGCCGACGGCCGCGCCGGTGATGCCGCGGACCGCGCCGCCGAGCATGCGCAGGCGCAGATGCGGGCTGCCGTGCAGCGTCGAGGCGATGGGCAGCGAGTTCGTGGAGACGTCGATGGTCGCGTCGCTCGCCGCGGGCTGCCAGGTGGCGAGCAGGTCGGCGAGGCGCGAGGTCGTGCTGCCCGCGTCGAGGAGCAGCGAGCCGCGGAAGGTGCCGGGCACGAAGCGGACGGCGGCCTGGGCGATGCGGTCCTTCTCGTCGGAGCGCTGCGGCAGGCGCTCGCGCAGCGACGTCTCGGCGAGCGTCGTGCTGCCCGCGCCCACGGCGCCGCCGTGCACGCGACGGAGTCGCCCCTGCTGCTCGAGCTGGTCGAGGTCGCGGCGGATGGTCTCGGCGGTGACGCCGAACTCCCGCGAGAGCTCCGCGACCGACACCCGGCCGACCTGCGCGATGGCGCGGGCGATGCGTTCGTGTCGCTCCGTCGCGTACATGCGGCCCCCGCTGGTCGTTCCGTCGCGGCGGGTCGCCGGCGACGTACGCACAGACTCCCACACATTCCCACATTTGGCAACACATACGCAGAATGAGCCACAGAATCGGATGCCGCCACCAGCCCCGCACACGACCGACGGCGCCGGCCGGGACGAACCCGACCGGCGCCGCCGTGTGTCGCCCTGCGATCAGGGAGCGGGAACCTCCGCTCCCGCACCGCCGGCCCAGAAGAGCCCGCGACCGATCTCGCTGAACATGCCCACCGGGTGGGTGCGGAACGTGACCGACGTGCCGAACATCAGCACGCGGTTGCCCGCCTCGGTCTCGGCCGAGACGACCGACGCCTGGCCGGCCGCGTCGTACGTCGAGCGCCCGGTCTGGTCGCGCCAGTGCCCCGAGATGAACGGGTCGGCCGCATACGACTGCTCGACCACGGCGTTCTCGCCGAGCTCCGAGTACCACACGGCCGGGTACACGAACGCGGTGTCCTGCGGGTAGGCCGACAGCAGCCCGCCCGCGGTCGGCTCGACCGAGACGATGCCGTTCGAGCCGCTGCGACCCGAGGTCGCGGTGGACTCGACCAGGCCGAACGAGCTGGCGAACGACGCGATCGCCGTCCCCTCGCCGACCACGCCGCCGCCGGCCGCAAGGAACTCGTCGACCTCGGCCCGACCGTCGCTGCCGGTCGCGAGGTTCAGGTTCCCGCCGAGCCAGAGCACCTCGACATCGTCGAGCTGCAGCCCATCGTTCAGTGCACCCGACGAGATCGCGACGATGTCGTCGAACCCGAGCTTCTGCAGCGTGAGCAGGTCGTCGCCACCACCTGTGTACGCGACGGTCAGCTCACCGAGACCGGTGCTCTCCTCGGTCCCGAGCCGCGACCCGTCCGACGCGGTGAACGCCACGCCGTACAGGCCGGCGACCTCGACCGCCGCCGCGTGGCTCGCGGCATCCGGCCCCAGGATCACCGAGCCGTCGGCGAACGCGGAGACGGGGATGCCCGACTCGAGCAGCGACGTGAGCGCCTGGTACTCGGCGACGCCGCTCGTGGCGAGCTCGAGGTAACTGCCGGCCGCCGGCACGAAGCCGGTGGAGGCCGCCTCGGTCACCGCCGTGAGCTTGGCGGGGAGCGCCGGGTCGCCGGTCGTGCCGACCGCGTGGACGTCCGCACCCCAGAGGAGCGCGAGGCTCCAGGCCGAGATGTCGTACATCGACGGCACGCGGTCGGAGATGTCGGACCCGTCGGCGAGCAGCACGTTCGCCATGCCGCGCAGCGGCTGGTGCATGTCGACGACGTACGAGCCGGCCGGGTAGTCGGTGCCGCCGGCCGCGAACGCCTTGGTCGCGCGCTGCACCTCGACGCCGTTCGCGATGAGCTGGTCGACCAGGGCGGCCGCGTCGGTGTCGGAACGCTGCCCGTCACCCATGGGGATGACGTAC
Coding sequences within:
- a CDS encoding 1-phosphofructokinase family hexose kinase, producing the protein MIVTLTANPSIDRTVELDEPLERGAVQRAVATREDPGGKGVNVTRALRAARVTSIAVLPAAPGDPMLAALDAESVPYRAVPISGRIRSNLTIAETDGQTTKINEPGPELDADAQRALIAAVVEACDGADWLVIAGSLPPGAPDDFYAQVVRAVRAETHPAPRIAVDTSGPALAALVEAELAVDVIKPNAEELAELLGRSSEEELEAGPDAAVALARTIPATRVRTSLVTLGAVGAAVVAPEGAWFAAAPKITARSTVGAGDCSLAGYLIASVEGAHPSAALASAVAYGAAAASLPGSVVPTRSQVDPDRVVVTEAGTVAGSEPTRSTS
- a CDS encoding PTS fructose transporter subunit IIABC gives rise to the protein MSELIEPGLVVLDADLGPDKSDVIRALAGRVATAGRATSAEALAADAWKREQQSSTGLPGGMAIPHCKSPAVTQASLAVARLKPGVEFDEGEAADLVFMIAAPEGAAQDHLALLALLARSLMKDDFVASLRSAATPEEVVEIVQGALREDEEAAPAAAAATGAAAAGAAGAAAASATTTTADASAGGRRSIVAVTACPTGIAHTYMAADALKAAAERAGVEYHVETQGSAGATPVPPDVIAAADAVIFAVDVDVRDKARFAGKPVVQVPVKRGIDEADELVARALAAADDPNATRVAAGGGGGGQAATSAAANESVGGKLKRWLLTGVSYMIPFVAGGGLLIALGFLLGGYDITDSATEIVLGSALWNLPPGGLGEYLGAVAFTIGAASMGFLVPALAGYIAYAIADRPGIAPGFTVGAVALIMNAGFIGGLVGGLLAGAAAYWIGKIQGPRWLQGLMPVVIIPLLASIVASGIMLMLLGGPIATLMTALTDWLNSLTGVGMIALGALLGFMMAFDLGGPINKVAYSFAVAGLSAGSIENQTPWMIMAAVMAAGMVPPLALALATVLAPKQFNELERENGAAAWLLGAAFISEGAIPFAAADPLRVLPAGILGGITTGAICMAMGVTSQAPHGGIFVFFAIGNLLWFVIAILAGMVVSALAVIALKKWTRRSPVADAVPAAAVPAAA
- a CDS encoding DeoR/GlpR family DNA-binding transcription regulator, whose product is MYATERHERIARAIAQVGRVSVAELSREFGVTAETIRRDLDQLEQQGRLRRVHGGAVGAGSTTLAETSLRERLPQRSDEKDRIAQAAVRFVPGTFRGSLLLDAGSTTSRLADLLATWQPAASDATIDVSTNSLPIASTLHGSPHLRLRMLGGAVRGITGAAVGPATVRQLSELRPDIAFVGTNGVSVEFGLSTPDEAEAAAKAAMVRAARRVIVLADSTKLASEALVRFADLADVDALITDTPPPADLAAALAAADVEVVLA